A window of the Brassica oleracea var. oleracea cultivar TO1000 chromosome C1, BOL, whole genome shotgun sequence genome harbors these coding sequences:
- the LOC106325659 gene encoding GATA transcription factor 6-like produces MESVELSLKNNNRKEKPDDFSVDDLLDFSNDDVFVEDETKLKSAGVSASLNDEITLNRSNELSTACEDFGSELAVPTDDLAELEWLSNFVEDSYSAPTKKPVWLTGDGKHPVAPVNEGLCFRAPLPVKIRTKRARTGVNVWSLGSSSLTDSSPSSSSSSNPSSPLWLSGAEFLDEKAVKRQKKVLENGGQTQTRRCTHCGVQKTPQWRAGPLGAKTLCNACGVRFKSGRLLPEYRPACSPTFSSELHSNHHRKVIEMRQKKEMSTDVDESGLNRTVQAVQSF; encoded by the exons ATGGAAAGTGTTGAACTTTCGCTGAAGAACAATAACCGGAAGGAGAAACCCGACGATTTCTCAGTCGACGATTTGCTTGACTTCTCAAACGACGACGTTTTCGTTGAGGATGAAACTAAACTGAAGTCAGCAGGAGTCTCTGCTTCCTTGAATGACGAAATTACCCTTAACCGGAGCAACGAATTATCCACCGCCTGTGAAGATTTTGGCAGCGAGCTCGCCGTACCG ACGGATGATTTAGCGGAACTCGAATGGCTATCCAATTTCGTAGAGGACTCGTATTCGGCTCCGACGAAGAAACCGGTTTGGTTAACCGGTGACGGGAAACACCCTGTAGCACCGGTTAACGAGGGTTTGTGCTTCAGAGCACCTCTTCCCGTTAAAATCAGAACCAAACGAGCCAGAACCGGAGTCAATGTCTGGTCTCTTGGTTCGTCGTCGTTAACCGACTCATCTCCTAGTTCGTCGTCCTCGTCCAATCCGTCAAGTCCTCTATGGCTCTCCGGCGCTGAGTTTCTTGATGAGAAAGCGGTGAAAAGACAGAAGAAGGTTTTGGAAAACGGTGGTCAGACGCAGACGCGGCGGTGTACCCATTGTGGCGTTCAGAAAACGCCGCAGTGGAGAGCAGGACCATTGGGAGCGAAGACGCTGTGCAATGCGTGTGGTGTGCGTTTCAAGTCGGGTCGGTTATTGCCCGAATATAGACCCGCTTGTAGCCCAACTTTCTCGAGTGAGTTGCATTCCAACCACCACCGTAAAGTCATTGAGATGCGTCAGAAAAAGGAGATGTCCACCGATGTTGATGAATCCGGTTTGAACCGGACGGTTCAGGCTGTGCAGAGTTTTTGA